In a genomic window of Deinococcus ruber:
- a CDS encoding cobyrinate a,c-diamide synthase produces the protein MPEAAPLAVGPISLVIAAPSSGSGKTTVASLLCWAFRQRGLSVMPYKLGPDYLDPTHLARAAGQPARTLDTFLLGRERVEALFARSAAGAEVCVLEGVMGLYDGRDPASDEHSTADLASLLNIPVVLVIDASGMARTVAAVASGLKNFGSANVIGVILNRVGSAYHAELCETALAQVGLPLLGFVLTDAALHLPERHLGLLSAELAHWDEAAAMRAAQHLRLDAILEAATPQRAALPVALPARPHVRARIGYALDEAFHFYYPDALDELRLAGAELVAFSPLHGAGLPPDIGGLLLGGGYPEAHAVQLSANAPMRAAVAQFAASGRPVVAECGGLMYLAEHLEDDAGQRHPMCGVVPYRTRMAPRLTLGYREATALVSSPLLQGGQSVRGHEFHHSVLTHAPTRPAYRWADHAEQVCEEGYAAGNVLASYLHLHYAADSAVARRFVDACVKG, from the coding sequence GTGCCAGAAGCAGCCCCGCTCGCTGTGGGGCCGATTTCGCTGGTCATCGCTGCGCCGTCTTCGGGCAGTGGCAAAACCACGGTGGCCTCGCTGCTGTGCTGGGCGTTCCGGCAGCGCGGCCTGTCGGTCATGCCCTACAAGCTGGGGCCGGATTACCTCGACCCCACGCATCTGGCGCGGGCGGCGGGGCAACCAGCTCGCACCCTCGACACCTTCCTGCTGGGCCGCGAGCGGGTCGAGGCGCTGTTTGCCCGCAGTGCGGCGGGGGCCGAAGTCTGCGTGCTGGAAGGCGTGATGGGCCTGTACGACGGGCGCGATCCGGCCAGCGACGAGCATTCCACCGCCGATCTGGCCAGCCTGCTGAACATTCCCGTCGTGCTGGTGATCGATGCGTCGGGCATGGCGCGGACGGTGGCGGCTGTTGCCAGCGGCCTGAAGAACTTTGGCAGCGCGAACGTGATCGGGGTGATTCTCAACCGGGTCGGAAGCGCTTATCACGCCGAGCTGTGCGAAACCGCGCTGGCTCAGGTGGGGCTGCCGCTGCTGGGCTTCGTGCTGACCGACGCGGCGCTGCACCTGCCAGAGCGTCATCTGGGGCTGCTGAGTGCCGAACTGGCCCACTGGGACGAGGCGGCGGCAATGCGGGCGGCCCAGCATCTGCGGCTGGACGCGATTCTGGAAGCGGCGACGCCGCAGCGGGCCGCGCTGCCCGTGGCGCTCCCGGCGCGTCCCCATGTTCGCGCCCGCATCGGTTACGCGCTCGACGAGGCCTTTCATTTCTACTATCCTGACGCGCTCGACGAACTGCGGCTGGCGGGTGCGGAACTGGTCGCCTTCAGCCCGCTGCACGGGGCGGGCCTGCCTCCAGATATCGGCGGGCTGCTGCTGGGCGGCGGCTACCCCGAGGCGCACGCGGTCCAGCTCAGCGCCAACGCACCGATGCGGGCGGCGGTGGCGCAGTTTGCGGCCAGCGGGCGGCCCGTGGTGGCTGAATGCGGCGGCCTGATGTATCTGGCGGAGCATCTGGAAGACGACGCGGGGCAGCGACACCCGATGTGCGGCGTGGTGCCGTACCGAACGCGCATGGCTCCGCGCCTGACGCTCGGCTACCGCGAGGCCACCGCGCTTGTCTCCAGCCCGCTGCTTCAGGGGGGCCAGTCGGTGCGCGGCCACGAATTTCATCACAGCGTTTTGACGCATGCCCCGACCCGGCCCGCCTACCGCTGGGCCGACCATGCCGAGCAGGTCTGCGAGGAAGGCTACGCTGCCGGAAATGTGCTGGCGAGCTATCTGCACCTGCACTACGCCGCCGACAGCGCTGTGGCGCGGCGTTTCGTGGATGCCTGCGTGAAGGGATGA
- the cbiB gene encoding adenosylcobinamide-phosphate synthase CbiB, with protein MKRRVMVLALLLDALGEPPPPLHPVVWMGNFLKWARRQWQAEQPGSRRLEGAAWWSVGALAAGGAGLSAARLPWLAQGVLLKPLLARRALFGAAGEVARALTAENLPEARRLLAWHLVSRDTAELSASEVAAAVIESVSENLSDSVIAPLLAYRWGGLGAAALYRYANTADAMWGYRTPDLEDAGRCAARADDALNLLPSRLTAGCAALAAGLPGFAGRAAWNIWRSDARSTSSPNAGQPMSVFAGALGVRLEKRGNYVLNAAGRAPDVQDVWRALRLARWTLALALGLLLAGRSRLA; from the coding sequence ATGAAGCGCCGCGTGATGGTGCTGGCATTGCTGCTGGACGCGCTGGGTGAGCCGCCTCCGCCGCTGCATCCGGTGGTCTGGATGGGCAACTTTCTGAAGTGGGCGCGGCGGCAGTGGCAGGCAGAGCAGCCCGGTTCGCGGCGGCTGGAAGGGGCGGCGTGGTGGAGCGTGGGCGCACTGGCCGCAGGCGGCGCGGGTCTGAGCGCTGCCCGCCTGCCGTGGCTGGCTCAGGGCGTGCTGCTCAAGCCGCTGCTGGCGCGGCGGGCACTGTTCGGGGCGGCGGGTGAGGTGGCGCGGGCGCTGACCGCCGAGAACCTGCCGGAAGCGCGGCGCCTGCTGGCGTGGCATCTGGTCAGCCGCGACACCGCCGAGCTGAGCGCCTCTGAGGTGGCAGCGGCTGTCATCGAGAGCGTGTCCGAGAACCTGTCGGACAGCGTGATTGCCCCGCTGCTGGCGTACCGCTGGGGCGGGCTGGGAGCGGCGGCCCTGTACCGCTACGCCAACACCGCCGACGCCATGTGGGGCTACCGCACGCCCGACCTGGAAGACGCGGGCAGGTGTGCTGCCCGTGCCGACGACGCCCTGAACCTGCTGCCCTCGCGCCTGACCGCTGGCTGCGCCGCCCTCGCCGCCGGGCTGCCGGGCTTCGCTGGTCGGGCGGCCTGGAACATCTGGCGCAGCGACGCCCGCTCAACCAGCAGCCCCAATGCCGGGCAGCCGATGTCGGTGTTTGCGGGGGCGCTGGGCGTGCGGCTGGAGAAGCGCGGGAATTACGTTCTGAATGCGGCGGGCAGAGCGCCGGACGTGCAGGACGTGTGGCGGGCGCTGCGGCTGGCCCGCTGGACACTGGCACTGGCGCTGGGGCTGCTGCTGGCCGGAAGGAGCCGCCTTGCCTGA
- a CDS encoding pyridoxal phosphate-dependent aminotransferase: MPEPLHPHLPAVRHGGPDGGAAQLDFSVNANPYGPNPLLLQALRAADHAEYPDPSYLSLRSALADWHGVGADQVVPAVGASELLHRVVRAYVGPGDRVLSVLAPFGEFGRAAALARTRLDVVSLEAAAAAVQPGISMVYLGHPHNPSGQRLTGAALAALAHACQRADALLVLDLAYAPFLPGPPTFADLPAALHLYSPGKAHGLVGARPAYALAPAGVAAALYNLAPAWALPAGTAALLEALPGAQTYLAATLPLVARHAADLAHALSEVAAVQHHGAPYLLLEVGNAARVAADLLAQGLRVRDCASYGLPGHLRLSARLPPDNARLLAALRQTLSHGR, encoded by the coding sequence TTGCCTGAGCCGCTGCACCCACACCTTCCAGCGGTGCGGCACGGCGGCCCCGATGGAGGAGCCGCCCAGCTCGATTTCAGCGTGAATGCCAATCCCTATGGCCCGAATCCGCTGCTGCTGCAAGCTCTGCGGGCTGCCGACCATGCGGAGTATCCAGACCCCAGCTATCTGTCGCTGCGTTCCGCACTGGCCGACTGGCACGGCGTCGGGGCGGATCAGGTCGTTCCGGCAGTGGGCGCGTCCGAGCTGCTGCACCGCGTGGTGCGGGCGTATGTGGGGCCGGGCGACCGGGTGCTGAGCGTCCTGGCTCCGTTTGGCGAATTCGGGCGGGCGGCAGCGCTGGCCCGCACACGGCTGGACGTGGTTTCGCTGGAGGCGGCTGCCGCAGCGGTGCAGCCGGGCATCAGCATGGTGTACCTGGGCCACCCACACAACCCCAGCGGGCAGCGGCTGACGGGGGCAGCGCTGGCGGCCCTGGCCCACGCCTGCCAGCGGGCCGATGCGCTGCTGGTGCTCGATCTGGCGTATGCCCCCTTCCTGCCCGGCCCGCCGACCTTTGCCGACCTGCCCGCCGCGCTGCATCTGTATTCTCCCGGCAAGGCACACGGGCTGGTGGGCGCTCGCCCGGCGTATGCGCTGGCTCCGGCGGGCGTGGCGGCGGCGCTGTACAATCTGGCCCCTGCCTGGGCGCTTCCCGCTGGCACGGCGGCGCTGCTGGAAGCCCTGCCGGGCGCTCAGACCTATCTGGCCGCCACCCTGCCGCTGGTGGCCCGCCACGCCGCCGACCTCGCCCACGCGCTCTCGGAGGTTGCAGCGGTGCAGCACCACGGTGCGCCCTATCTGCTGCTGGAGGTCGGAAATGCGGCGCGGGTGGCGGCCGATCTGCTGGCCCAGGGGCTGCGGGTGCGCGACTGCGCCAGCTATGGCCTGCCGGGGCATCTGCGCCTTTCGGCGCGCCTGCCGCCCGACAATGCCCGCCTGCTCGCCGCCTTGCGGCAAACTCTGAGTCATGGGAGATAG
- a CDS encoding SDR family oxidoreductase, with product MGDRRMVNAEASGRRVLVTGGTGNLGRRVVPELLRAGLRVRVLTRRPAPAEVTGSGWQHVEWQQGDYHSGAGLAAALDDVDTLLHTAHDPQHPAQDLLGVERLLGYSRAAGLRHFVQVGIVGAAQVRGFAYYAAKTRAETLVAHSGLASSVFRATQFHSFVASLLLGLERLPVAVVPAGTLQPVDITEVAQALARHVIRAETGSEEFAGPEILSIADLTRLHLAARGLHRRVVPVRLPLAALRAVEAGVLTSSSAARGQVTFEQWLEGQVRGG from the coding sequence ATGGGAGATAGACGGATGGTGAACGCGGAAGCATCGGGCAGGCGTGTGCTGGTCACGGGCGGTACCGGCAATCTGGGCCGCCGAGTCGTGCCGGAACTGCTGCGGGCTGGTCTGAGGGTGCGGGTCCTGACGCGCCGACCTGCTCCGGCAGAGGTGACGGGTTCCGGATGGCAACACGTCGAGTGGCAGCAGGGTGATTATCACAGCGGCGCGGGTCTGGCAGCGGCGCTGGACGATGTAGATACGCTGCTGCACACTGCCCACGATCCTCAGCATCCGGCGCAGGACCTGCTCGGCGTCGAGCGCCTGCTGGGGTACAGCCGTGCGGCGGGGCTTCGGCATTTTGTTCAGGTGGGCATCGTCGGGGCCGCGCAGGTGCGGGGATTTGCCTACTACGCCGCCAAAACCCGCGCCGAGACGCTGGTGGCACATAGCGGCCTTGCGTCTTCGGTGTTTCGGGCCACCCAGTTTCACAGCTTTGTCGCGTCGCTGCTGCTGGGTCTGGAGCGCCTGCCGGTGGCGGTTGTTCCGGCTGGAACCCTGCAACCTGTCGATATCACAGAAGTCGCGCAGGCACTGGCCCGCCATGTGATCCGGGCCGAGACAGGCAGCGAGGAGTTCGCCGGGCCGGAGATTCTCAGCATTGCCGACCTGACCCGCCTGCATCTGGCGGCGCGGGGGCTGCACAGGCGCGTGGTGCCTGTTCGGTTGCCCCTCGCGGCGCTGCGGGCTGTCGAGGCGGGCGTACTGACCAGCAGCAGCGCAGCACGGGGGCAGGTCACGTTCGAGCAGTGGCTGGAGGGTCAGGTTCGTGGAGGCTAA
- a CDS encoding cobyric acid synthase has translation MVQGCTSNAGKSYLVAALCRAYSNAGFRVAPFKAQNMSNNAGVTAAGLEMGRAQLVQATAARVQADVRMNPVLLKPEADTRSQVVLLGRADPVLTALPWRERKPLLWPYVQAALHSLMDEFDVVVIEGAGSPAEVNLRSSDIVNMRVALEVQAAVLLACDIDRGGAFAHLLGTWHCLDAPERALLRGFLLNRFRGDARLLAPAPEWLEAQTGVPTVGVVPWLPYTLPEEDGFWASEPATGSGFVGIPRLPRVSNIDEFAPLGGLARWVVHPAELEGARAIILPGSKATLSDLDWLRRTGLAAAITRAAAAGVPVLGVCGGLQMLGSQISDPHGTEGGGTASGLGLLDVRTVMDELKTTRLTQLHDPETGARLSGYEIHHGASEAGPEVETLVPGLLWRRGNVRGTYLHGLLENPAYLHAFLGWAGLPLPDPLPALDARLDAIAGAVQANIDWPLMLQLAGGRA, from the coding sequence ATGGTGCAGGGCTGCACCAGCAATGCGGGCAAAAGCTATCTGGTGGCTGCCCTGTGCCGCGCCTACAGCAACGCGGGGTTCCGGGTGGCTCCCTTCAAGGCCCAGAACATGAGCAACAACGCGGGCGTGACGGCGGCAGGCCTGGAAATGGGCCGCGCTCAGCTGGTGCAGGCGACGGCGGCGCGGGTGCAGGCCGACGTGCGGATGAACCCGGTGCTGCTCAAGCCCGAGGCCGACACCCGCAGTCAGGTGGTGCTGCTGGGCCGCGCCGACCCCGTCCTGACGGCGCTGCCGTGGCGCGAGCGCAAGCCGCTGCTGTGGCCGTACGTGCAGGCGGCGCTGCACTCGCTGATGGACGAATTCGATGTGGTGGTGATCGAGGGGGCGGGCAGTCCTGCCGAGGTCAATCTGCGAAGCTCGGACATCGTGAATATGCGGGTCGCGCTGGAAGTGCAGGCGGCGGTGCTGCTGGCCTGCGACATCGACCGGGGCGGCGCGTTCGCCCATCTGCTGGGCACCTGGCACTGCCTGGACGCCCCGGAACGTGCCCTGCTGCGGGGCTTTCTCCTCAACCGCTTCCGGGGAGACGCACGGCTGTTGGCCCCCGCCCCCGAGTGGCTGGAAGCGCAGACGGGTGTGCCGACGGTGGGCGTGGTGCCGTGGCTGCCGTACACGCTGCCCGAGGAAGACGGCTTCTGGGCCTCGGAACCAGCAACAGGCAGCGGATTTGTTGGCATTCCACGCCTGCCGCGTGTCAGCAATATCGACGAATTCGCGCCGCTGGGCGGGCTGGCTCGCTGGGTCGTGCATCCGGCGGAACTGGAGGGAGCGCGGGCGATCATCCTTCCCGGCTCGAAGGCCACCCTGTCCGATCTCGACTGGCTGCGGCGCACTGGATTGGCGGCGGCCATCACGCGGGCGGCGGCGGCGGGCGTGCCGGTGCTGGGCGTGTGCGGCGGGTTGCAGATGCTGGGCAGCCAGATCAGCGATCCGCACGGCACCGAGGGGGGCGGCACCGCTTCCGGTCTGGGCCTGCTTGATGTCAGGACCGTGATGGACGAACTGAAGACCACCCGCCTGACCCAGCTGCACGACCCGGAAACGGGAGCGCGGCTGAGCGGGTACGAGATTCATCACGGGGCGTCGGAAGCGGGGCCGGAAGTCGAAACGCTGGTGCCGGGGCTGCTGTGGCGGCGCGGCAACGTGCGCGGCACGTATCTGCACGGTCTGCTGGAAAATCCGGCGTATCTGCACGCCTTCCTCGGCTGGGCGGGCCTACCGCTGCCCGACCCGCTGCCCGCGCTCGACGCCCGCCTCGACGCCATCGCGGGCGCAGTGCAGGCCAACATAGACTGGCCTTTGATGTTGCAACTGGCCGGGGGCCGGGCATGA
- the cobU gene encoding bifunctional adenosylcobinamide kinase/adenosylcobinamide-phosphate guanylyltransferase gives MMPIPSTLVFVTGGARSGKSRFAEERARQLGGEQVTYLATAQAFDTEMEERIGRHRADRPAPWPTVEEPLEVARVLPTLQTPVVLLDCLSLWVSNALLRGDSEAEILQATADLLGAQRQRGGTLITVTNEVGLGIVPDNALARLYRDVLGRVNQAAAAASDEAYLLVSGLPLRLK, from the coding sequence ATGATGCCAATTCCATCCACGCTGGTATTTGTCACTGGGGGCGCACGCAGCGGCAAGAGCCGCTTTGCCGAAGAGCGGGCGCGGCAGCTCGGCGGCGAGCAGGTCACGTATCTGGCAACGGCGCAGGCCTTCGACACCGAGATGGAGGAGCGCATCGGGCGGCACCGCGCAGATCGGCCCGCGCCCTGGCCCACCGTCGAGGAGCCGCTGGAGGTGGCGCGGGTGCTGCCCACCCTTCAGACCCCGGTGGTGCTGCTCGACTGCCTGAGTCTGTGGGTCAGCAACGCCCTGTTGCGCGGCGACAGCGAGGCCGAGATCTTGCAGGCCACCGCCGATCTGCTCGGAGCCCAGCGCCAGCGCGGAGGCACGCTGATCACCGTTACCAACGAGGTCGGTCTGGGTATCGTCCCCGACAACGCGCTGGCCCGCCTTTACCGCGACGTGCTGGGCCGCGTCAATCAGGCGGCGGCGGCGGCCAGCGACGAGGCGTATCTGCTGGTCAGTGGGCTGCCGCTGCGGCTGAAGTGA
- a CDS encoding carboxymuconolactone decarboxylase family protein, with protein MSDSDDTPRHARHTVFGRQHDRIFERLSSLDPDLSDYIRDFAYDTVYDRGGLDLKTQELLACTLLLTLGSPDELKTHLRGAMLSGATEAEVRETLLFAAPFVGFPKVVAAFGQLKSLLDGKQQP; from the coding sequence ATGTCCGATTCTGACGACACGCCCCGGCACGCCCGCCACACCGTCTTCGGGCGGCAACACGACCGCATCTTCGAGCGGCTCAGCAGCCTCGATCCCGATTTGTCCGACTACATCCGCGACTTTGCCTACGACACCGTGTATGACCGGGGCGGCCTTGATCTGAAAACTCAGGAACTGCTGGCCTGCACCCTGCTGCTCACGCTGGGCAGCCCCGACGAACTGAAGACCCATCTGCGCGGGGCGATGCTCAGCGGGGCCACCGAAGCCGAGGTGCGCGAAACGCTGCTGTTCGCGGCACCCTTCGTGGGCTTTCCGAAGGTGGTGGCGGCCTTCGGACAGCTAAAGAGCCTGCTGGACGGCAAGCAGCAGCCCTGA
- a CDS encoding OmpH family outer membrane protein, whose amino-acid sequence MKKFILLAPLALFALQPHAQTSKYKVGIVNVQTVVKSMPGSASFLAISKKADTTLQAEAKSVATLQTKASSRTASNADRAAYSAAVKKYQTDSQSFDKQLKAAFAPLSSKVNAAVASAAKANGYSVILDQRVAASTKLVIYANLKSTDLTAAVTAKVKSGK is encoded by the coding sequence ATGAAAAAATTTATCCTGCTTGCGCCCCTGGCGCTGTTTGCGCTCCAACCGCACGCCCAGACCTCCAAATACAAGGTCGGCATCGTGAACGTTCAGACCGTCGTGAAGTCGATGCCCGGCAGCGCCAGTTTCCTGGCTATCAGCAAGAAGGCCGATACCACGCTTCAGGCCGAGGCCAAGAGCGTGGCGACCCTTCAGACGAAGGCCAGTTCGCGCACCGCCTCCAACGCCGACCGCGCAGCCTACAGCGCCGCCGTCAAGAAGTATCAGACCGATTCGCAGTCCTTCGACAAGCAGCTCAAGGCCGCGTTTGCGCCGCTGTCGAGCAAGGTCAATGCCGCCGTCGCCAGCGCTGCCAAGGCCAACGGCTACAGCGTGATTCTCGATCAGCGTGTGGCCGCGAGTACCAAACTGGTCATCTATGCCAATCTCAAGTCGACCGACCTGACCGCCGCCGTGACCGCCAAGGTGAAGAGCGGGAAATGA
- a CDS encoding OmpH family outer membrane protein: MNVKALAPIAIVAALGFGTLVPHAQTAPQKVGFVDVNGVATADSRYAAVKTLQDKATAELNPLDAQVKAIQAKGTGATAAEKDQMNQLITTIQSKAKDYDAQIAKLVDPITNSVNTAVTAAAKAQGFSVVMDANVARNSGLVIYADQSADLTDAVKKGLKP, encoded by the coding sequence ATGAACGTCAAAGCGCTCGCCCCCATCGCCATTGTCGCCGCCCTCGGATTTGGAACGCTGGTTCCGCACGCTCAGACTGCTCCCCAGAAGGTCGGTTTTGTCGATGTGAACGGCGTGGCAACCGCCGACAGCCGCTACGCTGCCGTCAAGACCCTCCAGGACAAGGCCACCGCCGAACTCAACCCGCTCGACGCTCAGGTCAAGGCCATCCAGGCCAAAGGCACGGGTGCCACCGCCGCCGAAAAAGACCAGATGAACCAGCTCATCACCACCATCCAGTCGAAGGCCAAGGATTACGACGCCCAGATCGCCAAGCTGGTAGACCCGATCACCAACTCGGTCAATACCGCCGTGACCGCCGCTGCCAAGGCGCAGGGCTTCTCGGTGGTCATGGACGCCAACGTGGCCCGCAACTCGGGTCTGGTCATCTACGCCGATCAGAGCGCCGATCTGACCGACGCCGTGAAGAAGGGCCTCAAGCCCTGA
- a CDS encoding CBS and ACT domain-containing protein encodes MRVRDWMTPDPVIVGPDLPVLEALRTLKDHGFRRLPVVEAGRLIGMTTSKDLKDAMPSKATTLSVWELNYLLSKLTVGEMMAKRVVTAAEGEYMEDAALRMQEHRVGGLPVLNDAGRLVGIITVSDVLRAFTEIMGLRQGGKRLTLEMPDVPGSLTRATQAMAPSNIISVATVGEAAGNRRFVIRVVGDGTAGVAQRVRDAGIQVQDE; translated from the coding sequence ATGCGCGTTAGAGACTGGATGACCCCAGACCCCGTGATCGTGGGGCCAGACCTGCCGGTGCTGGAGGCGCTGCGAACGCTGAAAGATCACGGATTCAGGCGGCTGCCGGTGGTCGAGGCGGGCCGACTGATCGGCATGACCACCAGCAAAGACCTGAAAGACGCCATGCCCAGCAAGGCCACCACATTAAGCGTATGGGAGCTGAATTATCTGCTGTCCAAGCTGACGGTGGGCGAGATGATGGCAAAACGGGTCGTGACGGCTGCCGAGGGCGAGTACATGGAAGACGCGGCCCTGAGAATGCAGGAACACCGCGTCGGTGGCCTGCCAGTGCTGAACGATGCGGGGCGGCTGGTCGGCATTATTACCGTATCTGACGTGCTGCGGGCCTTTACCGAGATCATGGGACTGCGGCAGGGCGGCAAACGCCTGACGCTGGAAATGCCCGACGTGCCCGGCAGTCTGACGCGTGCGACGCAGGCAATGGCTCCCAGCAACATCATCAGCGTGGCGACGGTGGGCGAGGCGGCGGGGAACAGGCGCTTCGTGATCCGGGTGGTGGGCGACGGCACGGCGGGTGTGGCCCAGCGCGTGCGCGACGCCGGAATTCAGGTGCAGGACGAGTAA
- a CDS encoding GNAT family N-acetyltransferase, whose amino-acid sequence MPSALLAAENDAASEAMALFLGPQVVGFYRLDFGPGAVAGRDFGRPSVGLRAFFLGAAWQGKGLGTLALHAVLSDLRRRHPASELLALSVNLRNAAARHLYLKAGFVDHGEVYLGGAAGPQYVMLREI is encoded by the coding sequence ATGCCGAGTGCGCTGCTGGCCGCCGAGAACGACGCTGCGTCGGAGGCGATGGCTCTTTTTCTGGGGCCGCAGGTCGTCGGTTTCTATCGGCTCGATTTCGGACCGGGGGCTGTGGCTGGGCGCGATTTCGGACGGCCCAGCGTCGGCCTGAGGGCGTTTTTTCTGGGGGCGGCGTGGCAGGGAAAGGGGCTGGGAACCCTGGCCCTGCACGCCGTTCTGAGCGACCTGAGACGGCGGCATCCAGCGTCCGAACTGTTGGCCCTGAGCGTGAACCTGCGAAACGCGGCGGCGCGGCACCTGTACCTGAAAGCGGGCTTTGTCGATCACGGCGAGGTGTACCTTGGCGGCGCGGCTGGCCCGCAGTATGTGATGCTGCGCGAGATCTGA
- the dusA gene encoding tRNA dihydrouridine(20/20a) synthase DusA, with product MSARPPHTLSVAPMMDWTDRHCRMFHRSLSRRTLLYTEMVTTGALLHGDVARHLDFHAGEHPVALQLGGSDPAALAASARLGEQWGYDEINLNVGCPSDRVQNGSFGACLMATPDVVAEGVAAMRGAVGLPVTVKHRIGIDDLDTYEHLHHFLSTVSAAGCTTFIVHARKAILKGLSPKQNREIPPLRYDVVERVKQDFPHLTVVLNGGVKSLEAAQQHLSYADGVMIGREAYQNPYLLARADSVIFEDGTAPPTRREVLERYFPYVEEMLAQDVYLSRLTRHTLGLFAGQPGARHWKRTISERAHLPGAGMEVLIDALAGVPESVLDRSAETVEAAEMVTS from the coding sequence ATGAGCGCCCGCCCCCCTCACACACTCTCGGTTGCCCCGATGATGGACTGGACAGACCGCCATTGCCGGATGTTCCACCGCTCCCTGTCGCGCCGCACGCTGCTGTATACCGAGATGGTCACCACCGGAGCGCTGCTGCACGGCGACGTGGCGCGGCATCTCGACTTCCATGCGGGCGAACATCCCGTCGCGCTGCAACTCGGCGGTTCCGATCCGGCGGCGCTGGCAGCTTCGGCGCGGCTGGGCGAGCAGTGGGGCTACGACGAAATCAACCTGAATGTGGGCTGCCCCAGCGACCGCGTGCAGAACGGGTCTTTTGGCGCGTGCCTGATGGCGACCCCGGACGTGGTGGCCGAAGGCGTGGCGGCGATGCGCGGGGCGGTCGGGCTGCCGGTCACGGTCAAGCACCGCATCGGGATCGACGACCTCGACACTTACGAGCACCTGCACCACTTCCTGTCTACCGTGTCGGCAGCGGGCTGCACCACCTTTATCGTGCATGCCCGCAAAGCCATCCTGAAGGGGTTGTCGCCCAAGCAGAACCGCGAGATTCCGCCGCTTCGCTACGACGTGGTAGAGCGCGTCAAGCAGGATTTTCCGCATCTGACCGTGGTGCTGAACGGCGGTGTGAAGTCGCTGGAAGCCGCGCAGCAGCATCTGAGCTACGCCGACGGTGTGATGATCGGGCGCGAGGCGTACCAGAATCCGTACCTGCTGGCCCGCGCCGATTCGGTCATCTTTGAAGACGGCACTGCGCCGCCCACCCGCCGCGAGGTGCTGGAACGCTATTTCCCGTATGTCGAGGAAATGCTGGCGCAGGACGTGTACCTCAGCCGCCTGACCCGGCACACGCTGGGGCTGTTCGCGGGGCAGCCGGGGGCGCGGCACTGGAAGCGCACCATCAGCGAGCGGGCGCACCTGCCGGGGGCGGGAATGGAAGTGCTGATAGACGCGCTGGCAGGCGTGCCGGAGAGCGTGCTGGATCGAAGTGCTGAAACGGTCGAAGCTGCCGAGATGGTGACTTCATAG
- a CDS encoding metallophosphoesterase family protein — translation MRTAVFGDIHGNLPAFEAVLKDIKQHSPDTLICLGDVTADGAWPGECVQLLASLGCPVVLGNADEDVLKPQLFTPRGFPHEQEIYDLDEWGRTQLRNADLEVVQTYRAAMSLPGLLAFHGSPADCREVIGADTPAERLEELRATYGQQAVWVGGHTHAPLLRTLADWRLLNPGSVGLAYEKRGDGYVNVSRAEYLLLDGDSVQFRRVPYDVQAVRAGILARGMPHAAWWAGEWVSG, via the coding sequence ATGCGAACCGCCGTCTTCGGAGACATTCACGGCAATCTGCCCGCCTTTGAAGCGGTGCTGAAAGACATAAAGCAACACTCGCCCGACACGCTGATCTGCCTGGGCGACGTGACCGCCGATGGCGCGTGGCCCGGCGAGTGCGTTCAGCTGCTGGCAAGTCTGGGTTGTCCGGTGGTGCTGGGCAATGCCGACGAAGACGTGCTGAAGCCCCAGCTCTTCACACCTCGCGGCTTTCCGCACGAGCAGGAAATCTACGATCTGGACGAGTGGGGCCGCACCCAACTGAGGAACGCCGATCTGGAGGTGGTGCAGACGTACCGGGCCGCTATGTCGCTTCCCGGTCTGCTGGCCTTTCACGGCTCGCCCGCCGACTGCCGCGAGGTGATCGGAGCCGACACGCCTGCCGAGCGGCTGGAAGAACTTCGCGCCACTTATGGGCAGCAGGCGGTGTGGGTTGGCGGGCACACGCACGCACCGCTGCTCCGCACGCTGGCCGACTGGCGCTTGCTGAACCCCGGTTCGGTAGGGCTGGCCTACGAGAAGCGCGGCGACGGGTACGTGAATGTCAGCCGCGCCGAATACCTGCTGCTGGACGGCGATAGCGTGCAGTTTCGGCGCGTGCCCTATGACGTACAGGCGGTGCGGGCGGGCATTCTGGCGCGTGGCATGCCACATGCAGCGTGGTGGGCCGGGGAGTGGGTTTCGGGGTAA